A window of the Parambassis ranga chromosome 17, fParRan2.1, whole genome shotgun sequence genome harbors these coding sequences:
- the LOC114449841 gene encoding integrin alpha-6-like isoform X1, translating to MEAWITCGLWLVALLSGCGRLSAFNLDTENVLQKRGDQGSLFGFSLAMHRQVYPVDKRILLVGAPRAKALSRQKARVTGGLYSCDMSSTSAACNRVNFDNHEDVNKESKENQWMGVTVTSQGPGGKVVTCAHRYQRRSNVNKPLETRDIIGRCYMLDQDLTISSEDAGSWHFCDSRPRGHEMFGSCQQGLSAIFDKDYHYIIFGAPGAYNWKGVVRVEQRNETFFEMDIFDDGPYEAGDENQMNPELVPATANSYLGFSLDSGKSLTKKGQLTVVAGAPRANHSGSVVLLKKGPPLSKTIEHEYTLEGEGLASSFGYDVAVLDFNGDSWQDIVVGAPQYFEKDGEIGGAVYVYINNAGNWDKVTPTRINGRQDSMFGMSVENMGDINQDGYQDFAVGAPYEDNGAGRVYIFHGSATGPVSKKPSQVLSGKPLGVRMFGYSLAGNMDLDKNSYPDMAVGSLSDTVFVYRARPVINIQKEITFSPNTIDLTKKNCGNTFCLDVEACFTYTANPKNYAPKLMVSYNLEVDADKKKNGLNPRATFIDTSGSDKLYESTGVISMDSKGNKQCIKRKLAIQDNIRDKLRGIPIDVSVKIQDAKRKRRQTSAEMTPVLDANEPMTTREEVHFLKEACGNDNVCTSNLQVKYRFGHRTTDEDTFTPLPLENGVPVMSLSDQKDIALEVQVTNMNGEDAHEALLIALLPRSLSYSAYRISPTERPVTCTANKNGTKADCELGNPFKRDSKTTFYFILGTSGISLNTSELEIELQLKTTSEQKLTPVKAKAKVAIMLQLSVSGQAQPSQVYFTGEVKGEEAMKTESDIGSAITHQFRIINLGKRLKDFGTATLNIDWPKETKNGKWLLYLMKISSTGVEQMECTPKGEINPRNKEPVPTRTRREAGSPQGRYEGTISRLLNNKDSKTLSCDDGATCVRIKCPLRGMDSNAVITLDSRLWNSTFIEDYSKLHHVEIKVKASLHIDSTLTNTVLQNDETEVRLTVFPERRAAQYGGVPWWIIVLSILLGLMLLALLAFLLWKCGFFKRAKYEDKVPSYNAVRIRREEREINPGNRNWENLEKKPWMTTWHDKEHYS from the exons ATGGAGGCCTGGATCACCTGTGGACTCTGGCTGGTCGCGCTTCTCTCGGGCTGCGGGCGGCTGTCTGCCTTCAACTTGGACACCGAGAATGTCCTGCAGAAGAGGGGAGATCAAGGCAGCCTGTTCGGCTTCTCTCTCGCCATGCACCGGCAGGTTTATCCGGTGGATAAGAGAAT ACTGCTGGTTGGTGCCCCCAGAGCAAAAGCCTTGAGCCGTCAGAAAGCTCGAGTGACAGGGGGACTCTATAGCTGCGACAtgagctccacctctgctgctTGCAACCGAGTTAACTTTGATAATCATG AGGATGTAAacaaagaaagcaaagaaaacCAGTGGATGGGAGTGACAGTCACCAGTCAGGGGCCAGGAGGCAAAGTTGTG ACCTGTGCCCATCGCTACCAGCGGCGCAGCAACGTGAACAAGCCCCTTGAAACCCGAGACATCATTGGCCGCTGCTACATGCTGGATCAGGACTTAACCATCTCAAGTGAAGACGCTGGCAGCTGGCACTTCTGTGATAGCCGACCCAGAGGCCATGAGATGTTTGGGTCATGCCAGCAGGGCCTCTCTGCTATATTCGACAAGGACTACCACTATATCATCTTTGGGGCTCCGGGAGCTTACAACTGGAAAG GTGTGGTTCGTGTGGAACAAAGGAATGAGACTTTCTTCGAGATGGACATTTTTGATGATGGCCCTTATGAGGCGGGTGATGAAAACCAAATGAATCCTGAACTGGTCCCTGCCACTGCCAACAGCTACCTGG GTTTTTCTCTGGATTCAGGAAAGAGTTTAACCAAGAAAGGCCAGCTGACGGTGGTGGCTGGAGCTCCCAGGGCGAACCACAGCGGGTCTGTCGTGCTGCTGAAGAAAGGCCCGCCCCTGAGCAAAACCATTGAGCACGAGTACACCCTGGAAGGAGAGGGACTGGCTTCATCTTTTGGCTACGATGTAGCTGTGCTGGATTTCAATGGTGACAG ttgGCAGGACATAGTTGTAGGAGCACCCCAGTACTTTGAGAAGGATGGAGAAATTGGTGGAGCTGTCTATGTTTACATCAACAATGCTGGAAACTGGGATAAAGTCACACCTACCAGAATAAACGGACGTCAGGACTCCATGTTTGGCATGTCTGTGGAAAACATGGGAGACATCAATCAGGACGGTTACCAAG ATTTTGCAGTGGGAGCACCTTATGAAGATAATGGTGCAGGACGCGTTTACATCTTTCATGGATCAGCCACAGGACCCGTCTCTAAAAAACCTTCACAG GTGCTGTCAGGCAAGCCGTTAGGAGTGAGGATGTTTGGCTACTCTTTAGCGGGCAATATGGATCTGGACAAAAACTCCTATCCTGACATGGCTGTAGGATCCCTCTCAGACACAGTTTTTGTCTACAG AGCCCGTCCTGTTATTAATATTCAAAAGGAAATCACCTTCTCGCCAAACACAATTGATCTCACCAAGAAGAACTGCGGCAACACCTTCTG CTTGGATGTTGAGGCATGCTTCACCTACACTGCCAACCCCAAAAACTATGCTCCCAAACTGA TGGTGAGCTACAACCTCGAAGTTGACGCtgacaagaagaagaatggTCTCAACCCCAGGGCGACCTTCATTGATACCTCCGGCTCTGACAAGCTCTATGAATCTACGGGGGTCATCAGCATGGACAGCAAAGGAAACAAACAGTGCATCAAACGCAAACTTGCCATACAG GATAACATCCGAGACAAGCTGCGCGGGATCCCCATTGACGTGTCTGTGAAAATCCAGGATGCCAAACGTAAACGCAGACAGACCTCTGCTGAAATGACACCAGTCCTGGACGCCAACGAGCCGATGACGACAcgagaggag gtgcatTTCCTGAAGGAGGCATGTGGCAATGATAATGTGTGCACGAGTAATCTGCAGGTGAAATACCGCTTTGGCCACAGAACAACTGATGAAGATACATTCACTCCATTACCACT GGAGAACGGCGTGCCAGTGATGTCACTCAGTGACCAAAAGGACATTGCCTTGGAGGTACAAGTGACCAATATGAATGGAGAAGATGCACACGAAGCCTTGTTGATCGCCCTCCTACCTCGATCCCTGTCCTACTCTGCTTACCGCATTTCACCCACT GAGCGGCCGGTCACCTGCACAGCCAATAAAAATGGTACTAAGGCTGATTGTGAACTTGGAAACCCCTTTAAGCGTGACTCAAAG ACGACATTCTACTTCATTTTGGGTACAAGTGGCATCTCTCTCAACACTTCTGAACTGGAGATTGAGCTTCAGCTAAAAAC GACAAGTGAGCAGAAACTTACTCCTGTCAAAGCAAAGGCAAAGGTGGCCATCATGTTGCAGCTGTCTGTGTCAgg ACAAGCCCAGCCGTCTCAGGTCTACTTCACAGGAGAGGTGAAAGGTGAGGAGGCCATGAAGACTGAAAGTGACATCGGCAGCGCCATCACACACCAGTTCAGA ATAATCAACCTTGGAAAGCGGCTAAAAGACTTTGGCACTGCCACCCTCAACATCGACTGGCCAAAGGAGACCAAGAATGGAAAGTGGCTTCTGTATCTGATGAAGATCAGTTCAACAGGCGTGGAGCAGATGGAGTGCACTCCAAAAGGCGAGATCAACCCCCGCAACAAA GAACCAGTTCCCACAAGGACAAGAAGAGAAGCAGGAAGTCCACAGGGACGTTATGAGGGCACTATTTCACGCTTACTTAATAACAAGGATTCAAAAACTCTG TCTTGTGATGATGGGGCAACATGTGTGAGGATAAAGTGCCCCCTGCGGGGCATGGACAGTAATGCAGTCATCACTCTGGACTCGCGCCTCTGGAATAGCACCTTCATAGAG GACTATTCCAAATTACATCATGTGGAGATAAAAGTGAAGGCCTCCCTGCACATTGATagcacactgacaaacacagtgCTGCAAAATGATGAGACTGAG GTCAGACTGACTGTGTTCCCAGAGAGGCGTGCAGCTCAGTATGGAGGAGTGCCATGGTGGATCATCGTGCTGTCCATCCTGCTCGGGCTCATGTTGTTGGCCCTGTTGGCTTTCCTTCTTTGGAAG TGTGGCTTTTTTAAGCGTGCCAAATATGAAGACAAGGTTCCCAGTTACAATGCGGTTCGTATcagacgggaggagagagagattaaTCCTGGAAACAGGAACTGGGAAAACCTGGAAAAGAAACCCTGGATGACAACCTGGCATGACAAGGAACACTACTCCTAA
- the LOC114449841 gene encoding integrin alpha-6-like isoform X2: MEAWITCGLWLVALLSGCGRLSAFNLDTENVLQKRGDQGSLFGFSLAMHRQVYPVDKRILLVGAPRAKALSRQKARVTGGLYSCDMSSTSAACNRVNFDNHEDVNKESKENQWMGVTVTSQGPGGKVVTCAHRYQRRSNVNKPLETRDIIGRCYMLDQDLTISSEDAGSWHFCDSRPRGHEMFGSCQQGLSAIFDKDYHYIIFGAPGAYNWKGVVRVEQRNETFFEMDIFDDGPYEAGDENQMNPELVPATANSYLGFSLDSGKSLTKKGQLTVVAGAPRANHSGSVVLLKKGPPLSKTIEHEYTLEGEGLASSFGYDVAVLDFNGDSWQDIVVGAPQYFEKDGEIGGAVYVYINNAGNWDKVTPTRINGRQDSMFGMSVENMGDINQDGYQDFAVGAPYEDNGAGRVYIFHGSATGPVSKKPSQVLSGKPLGVRMFGYSLAGNMDLDKNSYPDMAVGSLSDTVFVYRARPVINIQKEITFSPNTIDLTKKNCGNTFCLDVEACFTYTANPKNYAPKLMVSYNLEVDADKKKNGLNPRATFIDTSGSDKLYESTGVISMDSKGNKQCIKRKLAIQDNIRDKLRGIPIDVSVKIQDAKRKRRQTSAEMTPVLDANEPMTTREEVHFLKEACGNDNVCTSNLQVKYRFGHRTTDEDTFTPLPLENGVPVMSLSDQKDIALEVQVTNMNGEDAHEALLIALLPRSLSYSAYRISPTERPVTCTANKNGTKADCELGNPFKRDSKTTFYFILGTSGISLNTSELEIELQLKTTSEQKLTPVKAKAKVAIMLQLSVSGQAQPSQVYFTGEVKGEEAMKTESDIGSAITHQFRIINLGKRLKDFGTATLNIDWPKETKNGKWLLYLMKISSTGVEQMECTPKGEINPRNKEPVPTRTRREAGSPQGRYEGTISRLLNNKDSKTLSCDDGATCVRIKCPLRGMDSNAVITLDSRLWNSTFIEDYSKLHHVEIKVKASLHIDSTLTNTVLQNDETEVRLTVFPERRAAQYGGVPWWIIVLSILLGLMLLALLAFLLWKCGVFGKKTKEDPSEKERLTSNA, from the exons ATGGAGGCCTGGATCACCTGTGGACTCTGGCTGGTCGCGCTTCTCTCGGGCTGCGGGCGGCTGTCTGCCTTCAACTTGGACACCGAGAATGTCCTGCAGAAGAGGGGAGATCAAGGCAGCCTGTTCGGCTTCTCTCTCGCCATGCACCGGCAGGTTTATCCGGTGGATAAGAGAAT ACTGCTGGTTGGTGCCCCCAGAGCAAAAGCCTTGAGCCGTCAGAAAGCTCGAGTGACAGGGGGACTCTATAGCTGCGACAtgagctccacctctgctgctTGCAACCGAGTTAACTTTGATAATCATG AGGATGTAAacaaagaaagcaaagaaaacCAGTGGATGGGAGTGACAGTCACCAGTCAGGGGCCAGGAGGCAAAGTTGTG ACCTGTGCCCATCGCTACCAGCGGCGCAGCAACGTGAACAAGCCCCTTGAAACCCGAGACATCATTGGCCGCTGCTACATGCTGGATCAGGACTTAACCATCTCAAGTGAAGACGCTGGCAGCTGGCACTTCTGTGATAGCCGACCCAGAGGCCATGAGATGTTTGGGTCATGCCAGCAGGGCCTCTCTGCTATATTCGACAAGGACTACCACTATATCATCTTTGGGGCTCCGGGAGCTTACAACTGGAAAG GTGTGGTTCGTGTGGAACAAAGGAATGAGACTTTCTTCGAGATGGACATTTTTGATGATGGCCCTTATGAGGCGGGTGATGAAAACCAAATGAATCCTGAACTGGTCCCTGCCACTGCCAACAGCTACCTGG GTTTTTCTCTGGATTCAGGAAAGAGTTTAACCAAGAAAGGCCAGCTGACGGTGGTGGCTGGAGCTCCCAGGGCGAACCACAGCGGGTCTGTCGTGCTGCTGAAGAAAGGCCCGCCCCTGAGCAAAACCATTGAGCACGAGTACACCCTGGAAGGAGAGGGACTGGCTTCATCTTTTGGCTACGATGTAGCTGTGCTGGATTTCAATGGTGACAG ttgGCAGGACATAGTTGTAGGAGCACCCCAGTACTTTGAGAAGGATGGAGAAATTGGTGGAGCTGTCTATGTTTACATCAACAATGCTGGAAACTGGGATAAAGTCACACCTACCAGAATAAACGGACGTCAGGACTCCATGTTTGGCATGTCTGTGGAAAACATGGGAGACATCAATCAGGACGGTTACCAAG ATTTTGCAGTGGGAGCACCTTATGAAGATAATGGTGCAGGACGCGTTTACATCTTTCATGGATCAGCCACAGGACCCGTCTCTAAAAAACCTTCACAG GTGCTGTCAGGCAAGCCGTTAGGAGTGAGGATGTTTGGCTACTCTTTAGCGGGCAATATGGATCTGGACAAAAACTCCTATCCTGACATGGCTGTAGGATCCCTCTCAGACACAGTTTTTGTCTACAG AGCCCGTCCTGTTATTAATATTCAAAAGGAAATCACCTTCTCGCCAAACACAATTGATCTCACCAAGAAGAACTGCGGCAACACCTTCTG CTTGGATGTTGAGGCATGCTTCACCTACACTGCCAACCCCAAAAACTATGCTCCCAAACTGA TGGTGAGCTACAACCTCGAAGTTGACGCtgacaagaagaagaatggTCTCAACCCCAGGGCGACCTTCATTGATACCTCCGGCTCTGACAAGCTCTATGAATCTACGGGGGTCATCAGCATGGACAGCAAAGGAAACAAACAGTGCATCAAACGCAAACTTGCCATACAG GATAACATCCGAGACAAGCTGCGCGGGATCCCCATTGACGTGTCTGTGAAAATCCAGGATGCCAAACGTAAACGCAGACAGACCTCTGCTGAAATGACACCAGTCCTGGACGCCAACGAGCCGATGACGACAcgagaggag gtgcatTTCCTGAAGGAGGCATGTGGCAATGATAATGTGTGCACGAGTAATCTGCAGGTGAAATACCGCTTTGGCCACAGAACAACTGATGAAGATACATTCACTCCATTACCACT GGAGAACGGCGTGCCAGTGATGTCACTCAGTGACCAAAAGGACATTGCCTTGGAGGTACAAGTGACCAATATGAATGGAGAAGATGCACACGAAGCCTTGTTGATCGCCCTCCTACCTCGATCCCTGTCCTACTCTGCTTACCGCATTTCACCCACT GAGCGGCCGGTCACCTGCACAGCCAATAAAAATGGTACTAAGGCTGATTGTGAACTTGGAAACCCCTTTAAGCGTGACTCAAAG ACGACATTCTACTTCATTTTGGGTACAAGTGGCATCTCTCTCAACACTTCTGAACTGGAGATTGAGCTTCAGCTAAAAAC GACAAGTGAGCAGAAACTTACTCCTGTCAAAGCAAAGGCAAAGGTGGCCATCATGTTGCAGCTGTCTGTGTCAgg ACAAGCCCAGCCGTCTCAGGTCTACTTCACAGGAGAGGTGAAAGGTGAGGAGGCCATGAAGACTGAAAGTGACATCGGCAGCGCCATCACACACCAGTTCAGA ATAATCAACCTTGGAAAGCGGCTAAAAGACTTTGGCACTGCCACCCTCAACATCGACTGGCCAAAGGAGACCAAGAATGGAAAGTGGCTTCTGTATCTGATGAAGATCAGTTCAACAGGCGTGGAGCAGATGGAGTGCACTCCAAAAGGCGAGATCAACCCCCGCAACAAA GAACCAGTTCCCACAAGGACAAGAAGAGAAGCAGGAAGTCCACAGGGACGTTATGAGGGCACTATTTCACGCTTACTTAATAACAAGGATTCAAAAACTCTG TCTTGTGATGATGGGGCAACATGTGTGAGGATAAAGTGCCCCCTGCGGGGCATGGACAGTAATGCAGTCATCACTCTGGACTCGCGCCTCTGGAATAGCACCTTCATAGAG GACTATTCCAAATTACATCATGTGGAGATAAAAGTGAAGGCCTCCCTGCACATTGATagcacactgacaaacacagtgCTGCAAAATGATGAGACTGAG GTCAGACTGACTGTGTTCCCAGAGAGGCGTGCAGCTCAGTATGGAGGAGTGCCATGGTGGATCATCGTGCTGTCCATCCTGCTCGGGCTCATGTTGTTGGCCCTGTTGGCTTTCCTTCTTTGGAAG TGTGGAGTCTTTGGGAAAAAGACTAAAGAGGACCCATCAGAAAAAGAGAGACTGACATCAAATGCATAA
- the LOC114449841 gene encoding integrin alpha-6-like isoform X3: MEAWITCGLWLVALLSGCGRLSAFNLDTENVLQKRGDQGSLFGFSLAMHRQVYPVDKRILLVGAPRAKALSRQKARVTGGLYSCDMSSTSAACNRVNFDNHEDVNKESKENQWMGVTVTSQGPGGKVVTCAHRYQRRSNVNKPLETRDIIGRCYMLDQDLTISSEDAGSWHFCDSRPRGHEMFGSCQQGLSAIFDKDYHYIIFGAPGAYNWKGMLVLDSGKSLTKKGQLTVVAGAPRANHSGSVVLLKKGPPLSKTIEHEYTLEGEGLASSFGYDVAVLDFNGDSWQDIVVGAPQYFEKDGEIGGAVYVYINNAGNWDKVTPTRINGRQDSMFGMSVENMGDINQDGYQDFAVGAPYEDNGAGRVYIFHGSATGPVSKKPSQVLSGKPLGVRMFGYSLAGNMDLDKNSYPDMAVGSLSDTVFVYRARPVINIQKEITFSPNTIDLTKKNCGNTFCLDVEACFTYTANPKNYAPKLMVSYNLEVDADKKKNGLNPRATFIDTSGSDKLYESTGVISMDSKGNKQCIKRKLAIQDNIRDKLRGIPIDVSVKIQDAKRKRRQTSAEMTPVLDANEPMTTREEVHFLKEACGNDNVCTSNLQVKYRFGHRTTDEDTFTPLPLENGVPVMSLSDQKDIALEVQVTNMNGEDAHEALLIALLPRSLSYSAYRISPTERPVTCTANKNGTKADCELGNPFKRDSKTTFYFILGTSGISLNTSELEIELQLKTTSEQKLTPVKAKAKVAIMLQLSVSGQAQPSQVYFTGEVKGEEAMKTESDIGSAITHQFRIINLGKRLKDFGTATLNIDWPKETKNGKWLLYLMKISSTGVEQMECTPKGEINPRNKEPVPTRTRREAGSPQGRYEGTISRLLNNKDSKTLSCDDGATCVRIKCPLRGMDSNAVITLDSRLWNSTFIEDYSKLHHVEIKVKASLHIDSTLTNTVLQNDETEVRLTVFPERRAAQYGGVPWWIIVLSILLGLMLLALLAFLLWKCGFFKRAKYEDKVPSYNAVRIRREEREINPGNRNWENLEKKPWMTTWHDKEHYS, from the exons ATGGAGGCCTGGATCACCTGTGGACTCTGGCTGGTCGCGCTTCTCTCGGGCTGCGGGCGGCTGTCTGCCTTCAACTTGGACACCGAGAATGTCCTGCAGAAGAGGGGAGATCAAGGCAGCCTGTTCGGCTTCTCTCTCGCCATGCACCGGCAGGTTTATCCGGTGGATAAGAGAAT ACTGCTGGTTGGTGCCCCCAGAGCAAAAGCCTTGAGCCGTCAGAAAGCTCGAGTGACAGGGGGACTCTATAGCTGCGACAtgagctccacctctgctgctTGCAACCGAGTTAACTTTGATAATCATG AGGATGTAAacaaagaaagcaaagaaaacCAGTGGATGGGAGTGACAGTCACCAGTCAGGGGCCAGGAGGCAAAGTTGTG ACCTGTGCCCATCGCTACCAGCGGCGCAGCAACGTGAACAAGCCCCTTGAAACCCGAGACATCATTGGCCGCTGCTACATGCTGGATCAGGACTTAACCATCTCAAGTGAAGACGCTGGCAGCTGGCACTTCTGTGATAGCCGACCCAGAGGCCATGAGATGTTTGGGTCATGCCAGCAGGGCCTCTCTGCTATATTCGACAAGGACTACCACTATATCATCTTTGGGGCTCCGGGAGCTTACAACTGGAAAGGTAtgctggt TCTGGATTCAGGAAAGAGTTTAACCAAGAAAGGCCAGCTGACGGTGGTGGCTGGAGCTCCCAGGGCGAACCACAGCGGGTCTGTCGTGCTGCTGAAGAAAGGCCCGCCCCTGAGCAAAACCATTGAGCACGAGTACACCCTGGAAGGAGAGGGACTGGCTTCATCTTTTGGCTACGATGTAGCTGTGCTGGATTTCAATGGTGACAG ttgGCAGGACATAGTTGTAGGAGCACCCCAGTACTTTGAGAAGGATGGAGAAATTGGTGGAGCTGTCTATGTTTACATCAACAATGCTGGAAACTGGGATAAAGTCACACCTACCAGAATAAACGGACGTCAGGACTCCATGTTTGGCATGTCTGTGGAAAACATGGGAGACATCAATCAGGACGGTTACCAAG ATTTTGCAGTGGGAGCACCTTATGAAGATAATGGTGCAGGACGCGTTTACATCTTTCATGGATCAGCCACAGGACCCGTCTCTAAAAAACCTTCACAG GTGCTGTCAGGCAAGCCGTTAGGAGTGAGGATGTTTGGCTACTCTTTAGCGGGCAATATGGATCTGGACAAAAACTCCTATCCTGACATGGCTGTAGGATCCCTCTCAGACACAGTTTTTGTCTACAG AGCCCGTCCTGTTATTAATATTCAAAAGGAAATCACCTTCTCGCCAAACACAATTGATCTCACCAAGAAGAACTGCGGCAACACCTTCTG CTTGGATGTTGAGGCATGCTTCACCTACACTGCCAACCCCAAAAACTATGCTCCCAAACTGA TGGTGAGCTACAACCTCGAAGTTGACGCtgacaagaagaagaatggTCTCAACCCCAGGGCGACCTTCATTGATACCTCCGGCTCTGACAAGCTCTATGAATCTACGGGGGTCATCAGCATGGACAGCAAAGGAAACAAACAGTGCATCAAACGCAAACTTGCCATACAG GATAACATCCGAGACAAGCTGCGCGGGATCCCCATTGACGTGTCTGTGAAAATCCAGGATGCCAAACGTAAACGCAGACAGACCTCTGCTGAAATGACACCAGTCCTGGACGCCAACGAGCCGATGACGACAcgagaggag gtgcatTTCCTGAAGGAGGCATGTGGCAATGATAATGTGTGCACGAGTAATCTGCAGGTGAAATACCGCTTTGGCCACAGAACAACTGATGAAGATACATTCACTCCATTACCACT GGAGAACGGCGTGCCAGTGATGTCACTCAGTGACCAAAAGGACATTGCCTTGGAGGTACAAGTGACCAATATGAATGGAGAAGATGCACACGAAGCCTTGTTGATCGCCCTCCTACCTCGATCCCTGTCCTACTCTGCTTACCGCATTTCACCCACT GAGCGGCCGGTCACCTGCACAGCCAATAAAAATGGTACTAAGGCTGATTGTGAACTTGGAAACCCCTTTAAGCGTGACTCAAAG ACGACATTCTACTTCATTTTGGGTACAAGTGGCATCTCTCTCAACACTTCTGAACTGGAGATTGAGCTTCAGCTAAAAAC GACAAGTGAGCAGAAACTTACTCCTGTCAAAGCAAAGGCAAAGGTGGCCATCATGTTGCAGCTGTCTGTGTCAgg ACAAGCCCAGCCGTCTCAGGTCTACTTCACAGGAGAGGTGAAAGGTGAGGAGGCCATGAAGACTGAAAGTGACATCGGCAGCGCCATCACACACCAGTTCAGA ATAATCAACCTTGGAAAGCGGCTAAAAGACTTTGGCACTGCCACCCTCAACATCGACTGGCCAAAGGAGACCAAGAATGGAAAGTGGCTTCTGTATCTGATGAAGATCAGTTCAACAGGCGTGGAGCAGATGGAGTGCACTCCAAAAGGCGAGATCAACCCCCGCAACAAA GAACCAGTTCCCACAAGGACAAGAAGAGAAGCAGGAAGTCCACAGGGACGTTATGAGGGCACTATTTCACGCTTACTTAATAACAAGGATTCAAAAACTCTG TCTTGTGATGATGGGGCAACATGTGTGAGGATAAAGTGCCCCCTGCGGGGCATGGACAGTAATGCAGTCATCACTCTGGACTCGCGCCTCTGGAATAGCACCTTCATAGAG GACTATTCCAAATTACATCATGTGGAGATAAAAGTGAAGGCCTCCCTGCACATTGATagcacactgacaaacacagtgCTGCAAAATGATGAGACTGAG GTCAGACTGACTGTGTTCCCAGAGAGGCGTGCAGCTCAGTATGGAGGAGTGCCATGGTGGATCATCGTGCTGTCCATCCTGCTCGGGCTCATGTTGTTGGCCCTGTTGGCTTTCCTTCTTTGGAAG TGTGGCTTTTTTAAGCGTGCCAAATATGAAGACAAGGTTCCCAGTTACAATGCGGTTCGTATcagacgggaggagagagagattaaTCCTGGAAACAGGAACTGGGAAAACCTGGAAAAGAAACCCTGGATGACAACCTGGCATGACAAGGAACACTACTCCTAA